A genomic window from Halorubrum trapanicum includes:
- a CDS encoding zinc ribbon domain-containing protein translates to MLDVGTAYLVAAGALLLVALGVGARALVRIFREARERSRKRREGELERYTKDPVYDRDPADPEADGAARSTCPQCGAENAAGFRYCRECAAPLGPN, encoded by the coding sequence ATGCTCGACGTCGGCACGGCCTACCTCGTCGCGGCGGGCGCGCTGCTGCTCGTCGCGCTCGGCGTCGGGGCCCGAGCTCTCGTCCGGATCTTCCGCGAGGCCCGCGAGCGCAGCCGGAAGCGACGCGAGGGCGAGCTCGAACGCTACACCAAGGACCCCGTTTACGACCGCGATCCGGCGGACCCGGAGGCTGACGGAGCGGCGCGGTCGACCTGTCCGCAGTGCGGCGCCGAAAACGCGGCCGGATTTCGCTACTGTCGCGAGTGTGCGGCGCCGCTGGGGCCAAATTAG
- a CDS encoding cold-shock protein, whose translation MATGKVDFFNDTGGYGFIETDDADDDVFFHMEDVGGPDLEEGQELEFDIESSEKGPRATNVVRQ comes from the coding sequence ATGGCGACCGGAAAGGTTGATTTCTTCAACGACACTGGCGGCTACGGATTTATCGAGACTGACGACGCGGACGACGACGTGTTCTTCCACATGGAAGACGTCGGCGGCCCGGACCTCGAAGAGGGCCAGGAGCTCGAGTTCGACATCGAGTCCTCCGAGAAGGGCCCCCGCGCGACCAACGTCGTTCGGCAGTAA
- a CDS encoding 2Fe-2S iron-sulfur cluster-binding protein translates to MPTVSYKGEEIECEEGANLRDVLKEAGLSVYNGKMEQLNCRGAGSCGSCAVQVDGEVSEPSKKERARLWLPPHHPSHDVRLACQTKVEGDVEVTKGRGLFGQHI, encoded by the coding sequence ATGCCTACCGTATCCTACAAGGGCGAGGAAATCGAGTGCGAGGAGGGCGCCAACCTGCGCGACGTGCTCAAGGAGGCCGGTCTCTCCGTCTACAACGGCAAGATGGAGCAGCTCAACTGCCGCGGCGCCGGCTCGTGCGGCTCCTGTGCGGTCCAGGTCGACGGCGAGGTGAGCGAGCCGAGCAAGAAGGAGCGCGCCCGCCTCTGGCTCCCGCCGCACCACCCGAGCCACGACGTCCGCCTCGCCTGTCAGACGAAGGTCGAGGGCGACGTCGAGGTGACGAAGGGCCGCGGGCTCTTCGGCCAGCATATCTGA
- a CDS encoding DUF5611 family protein: MKEYKMRRGEHLDDRMPDLKGSIEEYFGEVTDTEEWQGHELYVVEDPENPVFDRIVAGAAEYGSKKDKLAVHFEERPAEDVIAEGNAEAAADAVDAKNEFLLEATGRDAKSRRDSLKREVEDDAPDY, from the coding sequence ATGAAGGAGTACAAGATGCGCCGCGGCGAGCATCTGGACGATCGCATGCCGGACCTGAAGGGCTCTATCGAGGAGTACTTCGGCGAGGTCACCGACACCGAGGAGTGGCAGGGCCACGAACTGTACGTCGTCGAGGACCCCGAGAACCCGGTGTTCGATCGGATCGTCGCGGGCGCCGCCGAGTACGGGAGCAAGAAGGACAAGCTGGCGGTCCACTTCGAGGAGCGGCCCGCCGAGGACGTCATCGCCGAGGGGAACGCCGAAGCCGCCGCGGACGCCGTCGACGCGAAAAACGAGTTCCTCCTTGAGGCGACCGGCCGCGACGCGAAGTCCCGCCGCGACTCGCTGAAGCGCGAAGTCGAAGACGACGCGCCCGACTACTGA
- a CDS encoding universal stress protein gives MSIETIVLAVGSEDEKRTERLANEIIALAGPADAEVVLTHVFDEEEFDETRTKLGFDPDSENSTPDDVAERHRTTRDLSKALSAAGVRHSVRGAVGDLADEVVETAEGLEADRVVVGGRRRSPTGKAVFGSAAQEVMLSAPCPVTFVRETAS, from the coding sequence ATGAGCATAGAAACGATTGTTCTGGCGGTCGGCAGCGAAGACGAGAAACGCACCGAGCGGCTCGCGAACGAGATCATCGCGCTCGCGGGGCCGGCTGACGCCGAGGTCGTGTTGACCCACGTGTTCGACGAGGAGGAGTTCGACGAGACCCGCACGAAGCTGGGCTTCGACCCGGATAGCGAGAACTCGACGCCCGACGACGTCGCGGAGCGACACCGGACCACCCGAGACCTCTCGAAGGCGCTGTCGGCGGCCGGCGTGCGCCACTCGGTCCGCGGCGCGGTCGGCGACCTCGCGGACGAGGTCGTCGAGACCGCAGAGGGGCTCGAGGCCGACCGCGTCGTCGTCGGCGGCCGGCGGCGCTCGCCGACCGGGAAGGCCGTCTTCGGCAGCGCGGCACAGGAGGTCATGCTCTCGGCGCCGTGTCCGGTGACGTTCGTCCGCGAGACGGCGTCGTAA
- a CDS encoding ROK family protein has translation MYYVGVDLGATNVRAVVGDETAAVLGSASRGTPRGPNGIAVTEAVLEVVRGACTDAGIAPSEAVAAGIGSIGPLDLAEGVVQGPANLPDTVERIPLVGPVGRLLDTDEVYLHNDTIAGVIGERFHSERNPDDMVYLTISSGIGAGVAVDGNVLSGWDGNAGEVGHMTVDPHGFMTCGCGLDGHWEGYCSGNNIPKYARELYEEDPIETSLPIEDPDFSAVDVFEAAGEDTFADHVIDQVAHWNAMGIANVIHAYAPLVVSVGGAVALNNPDRILDPIREKLPEMVFINVPEVRLTDLGDDVVVKGALASALTGGTGDRSRVEKAP, from the coding sequence ATGTACTACGTGGGCGTCGATCTCGGGGCGACGAACGTCCGGGCGGTCGTCGGCGACGAGACCGCGGCGGTCCTCGGCTCCGCGTCGCGAGGCACCCCGCGGGGACCGAACGGCATCGCCGTCACGGAGGCCGTCCTGGAAGTGGTTCGTGGGGCCTGTACCGACGCGGGAATCGCGCCGAGCGAGGCGGTCGCGGCCGGGATCGGCTCGATCGGCCCGCTCGACCTCGCGGAGGGAGTGGTCCAGGGGCCAGCGAACCTCCCGGACACCGTCGAGCGCATCCCGCTCGTCGGGCCGGTCGGGCGACTGCTCGACACCGACGAGGTGTACCTCCACAACGACACGATCGCGGGCGTCATCGGCGAGCGGTTCCACTCCGAACGCAACCCCGACGACATGGTGTACCTCACCATCTCCTCGGGGATCGGCGCGGGCGTCGCCGTCGACGGCAACGTGCTCTCGGGGTGGGACGGCAACGCCGGCGAGGTCGGCCACATGACCGTCGACCCGCACGGGTTCATGACCTGCGGCTGCGGGCTCGACGGCCACTGGGAGGGGTACTGCTCCGGCAACAACATCCCGAAGTACGCCCGCGAGCTGTACGAGGAGGACCCGATCGAGACGAGCCTCCCGATCGAGGACCCCGACTTCTCCGCGGTCGACGTGTTCGAGGCCGCGGGCGAGGACACTTTCGCCGACCACGTGATCGATCAGGTCGCCCACTGGAACGCCATGGGGATCGCTAACGTCATTCACGCGTACGCGCCGCTCGTCGTGAGCGTCGGCGGCGCGGTCGCGCTCAACAACCCCGACCGGATACTCGATCCCATCCGCGAGAAGCTCCCGGAGATGGTGTTCATCAACGTCCCGGAGGTGCGGCTCACCGACCTCGGCGACGACGTCGTGGTGAAAGGCGCCCTCGCGAGCGCGCTGACTGGCGGCACCGGCGACCGCTCGCGGGTCGAAAAGGCGCCCTGA
- a CDS encoding PrsW family intramembrane metalloprotease, whose translation MPSDEDPIASRADDDRDLYDVATWEERTSLDGLSVALHWFITRSAKALVVFVAFVGLLAIVGSFGLGLVFDPAIAILLGLSAVPALGLAAYVYVSDVTTAEPLSLLVATFLLSILTATFAAVLNSVLQPYFRPFGFLGLVVFFFVVVGPIEESVKLLAVRLYAYTDARFDAVIDGAVYGAIAGLGFVVIENFVYIAQNVDMAELTVGIAALGAGDGIAALRALAGPGHVVYSAFAGYYLGLAKFNPGNRGPIIVKGLVLAAAIHALYNTLVGPVTGVASQLLGLPQVVALFGFVVVFQGAFGYVLLRKIWRYRDAYLDTRDEVGEDVEPELDEFEQ comes from the coding sequence ATGCCATCCGACGAGGACCCGATCGCGTCCCGGGCCGACGACGACCGCGACCTCTACGACGTCGCGACCTGGGAGGAACGGACCTCCCTCGACGGGCTGTCGGTCGCGTTACACTGGTTCATTACTCGCTCGGCGAAGGCGCTGGTCGTCTTCGTCGCCTTCGTCGGACTCCTCGCGATCGTCGGCTCGTTCGGGCTGGGGCTCGTCTTCGACCCGGCCATCGCGATCCTCCTCGGGCTCTCCGCCGTCCCCGCGCTCGGCCTCGCCGCCTACGTGTACGTCTCGGACGTCACGACCGCCGAGCCGCTGTCGCTCCTCGTGGCGACGTTCCTGCTTTCGATCCTCACCGCGACGTTCGCGGCGGTCCTGAACAGCGTGCTCCAGCCGTACTTCCGGCCGTTCGGCTTCCTCGGGCTCGTCGTGTTCTTCTTCGTCGTCGTCGGCCCGATAGAGGAGTCGGTGAAGCTGCTCGCGGTGCGGCTGTACGCGTACACCGACGCCCGGTTCGACGCCGTCATCGACGGCGCCGTCTACGGCGCCATCGCGGGGCTCGGATTCGTCGTCATCGAGAACTTCGTGTACATCGCCCAGAACGTCGACATGGCGGAGCTGACGGTCGGGATCGCGGCGCTCGGCGCCGGCGACGGCATCGCCGCGCTCCGGGCGCTCGCGGGCCCCGGCCACGTCGTCTACTCGGCGTTCGCGGGCTACTACCTCGGGCTCGCGAAGTTCAACCCCGGGAACCGCGGCCCCATCATCGTCAAGGGGCTCGTCCTCGCGGCGGCGATCCACGCGCTGTACAACACGCTCGTCGGCCCGGTGACGGGCGTCGCCTCGCAGCTGCTCGGCCTCCCGCAGGTCGTCGCGCTGTTCGGCTTCGTCGTGGTCTTCCAGGGCGCGTTCGGGTACGTCCTCCTCCGGAAGATCTGGCGGTACCGCGACGCGTACCTCGACACGCGCGACGAGGTGGGCGAGGACGTCGAACCGGAGCTCGACGAGTTCGAACAGTAA
- a CDS encoding DUF402 domain-containing protein: protein MPRARVRGIYATALTARLLDAGHDVVDASPPIRRRFDAAFGDDPPDVRIETSGNRQGVGAHGDADAVDAVRGLLTDAGRDALAWADTTPPGAVLDGEVTETLGGGAVVRLRTDDDTAEGYLPYGAVDDRVETGDPVRVQVRESAAPWTDRRPELAGELRVGGDLVALEPGSGTRVNVRDDEAARELSGMLDLLDLEPPEGWRAVWRPPAVDADTEALTAGLDAAVDAAEELRAAAGSRDETGSGLGVLDDGSRLREAPVAAPNAGVWVWFGRESRFGLDDARRTATATMPGHHRVKAGAADASAGVDLAEALCEPAPDAEFPFAVVTDAFGPQEGDALRIDHGKPDGRLITLGEATVTGVDPDGTVAVEREMTGGGTYDGLGVDRVAGDVAETSLKEGRWWYPTTYRGRDGTVRGTYVNVCTPVEVFPDAARYVDLHVDVVKRPDGTVERVDDDELDEAVAAGTVPEPLAEKARSVASALENAL, encoded by the coding sequence ATGCCGCGAGCCCGCGTCCGCGGCATCTACGCGACGGCGCTCACCGCGCGCCTGCTCGACGCCGGCCACGACGTCGTCGACGCCTCGCCGCCGATCCGTCGGCGCTTCGACGCCGCGTTCGGAGACGACCCGCCGGACGTCCGGATCGAGACGAGCGGCAATCGGCAGGGCGTCGGCGCGCACGGCGACGCCGACGCGGTCGACGCGGTTCGGGGCCTCCTGACCGACGCCGGCCGCGACGCGCTCGCGTGGGCGGACACGACGCCGCCCGGCGCGGTCCTCGACGGGGAGGTGACGGAGACGCTCGGCGGCGGCGCGGTGGTGCGGCTCCGGACCGACGACGATACCGCCGAGGGGTACCTCCCGTACGGCGCCGTCGACGACCGGGTGGAGACGGGCGACCCGGTCCGCGTTCAGGTGCGCGAGTCGGCGGCGCCGTGGACCGACCGGAGACCGGAGCTCGCCGGGGAACTCCGGGTCGGCGGCGACCTCGTCGCGCTCGAACCGGGATCCGGGACGCGGGTCAACGTGCGAGACGACGAGGCCGCCCGCGAGCTGTCCGGGATGCTCGACCTGCTCGACCTCGAACCGCCCGAGGGGTGGCGCGCGGTGTGGCGACCCCCGGCCGTCGACGCCGACACCGAGGCGCTGACCGCGGGGCTCGACGCGGCGGTCGACGCCGCCGAGGAGCTACGCGCGGCGGCGGGTTCGAGAGACGAGACGGGGTCGGGGCTCGGCGTACTCGACGACGGAAGCCGCCTCCGCGAGGCGCCGGTCGCCGCGCCGAACGCCGGCGTCTGGGTCTGGTTCGGCCGCGAGAGCCGGTTCGGGCTCGACGACGCGCGCCGGACCGCGACCGCGACGATGCCCGGCCACCACCGCGTGAAGGCGGGCGCCGCAGACGCCTCGGCCGGGGTCGACCTCGCGGAGGCGCTCTGCGAGCCCGCCCCCGACGCCGAGTTCCCGTTCGCGGTCGTGACCGACGCGTTCGGGCCGCAAGAGGGCGACGCGCTCCGGATCGACCACGGGAAGCCGGACGGCCGGCTGATCACCCTCGGCGAGGCGACGGTGACGGGGGTCGACCCCGACGGGACCGTGGCCGTCGAGCGCGAGATGACCGGCGGCGGGACGTACGACGGGCTCGGGGTCGACCGCGTGGCCGGCGACGTCGCCGAGACGAGCCTGAAGGAGGGACGCTGGTGGTACCCGACGACGTACCGCGGCCGCGACGGGACCGTCCGCGGGACGTACGTCAACGTCTGTACGCCCGTGGAGGTGTTCCCCGACGCCGCGCGCTACGTGGACCTCCACGTCGACGTGGTGAAGCGCCCCGACGGAACGGTCGAGCGCGTCGACGACGACGAGCTCGACGAGGCGGTCGCGGCCGGAACGGTCCCCGAGCCGCTCGCCGAGAAGGCGCGGAGCGTCGCGTCGGCGCTTGAGAACGCGCTGTGA
- a CDS encoding glycoside hydrolase family 97 catalytic domain-containing protein, with amino-acid sequence MGALVAAAAYSRDVSADDAAPVANREDDPVQRIESPDGSIAVTLDASDGVPTYEVARNGTTYVGPSELGFDFRNQPAFGASAEGSDGSVAVTGTVRAVSTEEWEPVWGAYDEVSAEYNALSVGLADAGSDGGAAEDARTANLQIRVFDDGVGLRVVLGEGFAANSGKAVIDSENTGVDFADDYDAWWIENAVTNPRFEQEYANTPLSEVSAGVDDRRPNGTPMRNGAHTPLTVDAGDAYLSVHEANLDDYAAATLAPRSDDGGTAFATELTPLPDGSRASLELPAATPWRTIQVVDGPGELIESQLVPLLADSLDEAALPSGAGGPDTDWIEPRKYVGIWWTMIAGSANWEYRTDDEVAAGGGNPAAYIHGARTERMKRYMRFASENGIDSVLVEGWNEGWSTYPGDGSGLEFGVDDSYPDFDVREVTDFGASLSEPVEMTAHNETAGNIPNYEDAVLDGDAFAEYDSVGINSIKNGYVADRGLGIDGDGTAATHNHHNQLAVNHHRRVIREAAANRQLLEIHEGIKPTGEIRTYPNVANREVVKAQEYDGFGQLGSNVGRDHHVTLPFTRNLAGPVSYQPGIFDITFNDDRGDQIQTTRAKQLAMYPTYLSGLQMAADRIEGYIDETFAVGEGLQAAAGELDGLVTSDSWRDAFGTNYVAVDPNRAPSGSSVSFTVEDVPSAGTYDLHLRYASDAEENAQRVKNAGTPRATLRVNDETETIEPDFTDYWDDWQLFTTEVELDAGDNEVAIELDYEQGDDGFSGDVGGFNLNTVAVTDPGEPSPVPADYEGYEPDGENFDAEPEFGFIESVPAAGWDETRVVGAAIGDYLAIARRSGDEWYVGVMTNGDGRAVDVPLDFLAPGNSGNAPGNSGDAPGRGKGRGNGNGKGRGNGRGNGNGRGGRNGPKYVAEIYSDAVGAGVDLDPTGVRVDEAVVTPSTTLLASVARSGGTAVRLRPARGREINRLPEYERPEQEVATVEVADEADLEEPFITATGSNDAGFVGGTPVEIFVDGEFQEVGNVRLPPNATDETVDLGFSISGIGTFDVVVRDADGGTELGSGSVTVAPGDLVAEFTDPRGDDNGPGEYTYPKASAFQDGAFDLRSFRVLETDDQYRFFFEVENLYTGFGGTFSPQYFVVYLRDPEASGGRTTELGDLNVTAEFADPWQYRVGSDGFGGGRIVDDGGNGFGSPGLFAALDANVAIVSVPKTVFGGADISDWEVLPVVGSADFGAFRDVRVNASAFRFGGAREDAVGNAPSVIDLVTPEGTSQSDALAYDADTLASLPFTPL; translated from the coding sequence GTGGGGGCGCTGGTCGCCGCGGCCGCCTACTCGCGGGACGTGTCGGCCGACGACGCCGCGCCGGTGGCGAACCGCGAGGACGACCCCGTCCAGCGGATCGAGTCGCCGGACGGGTCGATCGCGGTCACCCTCGACGCCTCGGACGGGGTCCCGACCTACGAGGTCGCGCGGAACGGGACGACGTACGTCGGCCCGTCGGAGCTCGGCTTCGACTTCCGGAACCAGCCGGCGTTCGGCGCGAGCGCCGAGGGGTCGGACGGTTCCGTCGCGGTCACGGGGACGGTCCGGGCGGTCTCGACCGAGGAGTGGGAGCCGGTGTGGGGCGCCTACGACGAGGTCTCGGCCGAGTACAACGCTCTCAGCGTCGGGCTCGCGGACGCGGGATCGGACGGGGGCGCCGCCGAGGACGCACGGACCGCGAACCTCCAGATCCGCGTCTTCGACGACGGTGTCGGCCTTCGGGTCGTCCTCGGCGAGGGGTTCGCGGCCAACTCGGGGAAGGCGGTGATCGACTCGGAGAACACCGGCGTCGACTTCGCCGACGACTACGACGCGTGGTGGATCGAGAACGCGGTGACGAACCCGCGGTTCGAACAGGAGTACGCGAACACGCCGCTGTCGGAGGTGTCGGCCGGGGTCGACGACCGGCGACCGAACGGCACGCCGATGCGGAACGGAGCGCACACGCCGCTCACCGTCGACGCGGGCGACGCGTACCTCAGCGTCCACGAGGCGAACCTCGACGACTACGCGGCCGCGACGCTGGCGCCCCGGAGCGACGACGGCGGGACGGCGTTCGCGACCGAGCTCACGCCGCTGCCCGACGGGTCGAGGGCCTCGCTGGAGCTCCCGGCGGCGACGCCGTGGCGCACGATACAGGTCGTCGACGGTCCGGGCGAGCTGATCGAGTCGCAGCTCGTCCCGCTGCTCGCGGACTCGCTCGACGAGGCCGCCCTGCCGAGCGGGGCGGGCGGGCCCGACACCGACTGGATCGAGCCCCGCAAGTACGTCGGCATCTGGTGGACGATGATAGCGGGGTCGGCCAACTGGGAGTACAGGACCGACGACGAGGTCGCGGCCGGGGGCGGCAACCCCGCCGCGTACATCCACGGCGCACGCACCGAGCGGATGAAGCGGTACATGCGCTTCGCGAGCGAGAACGGCATCGACAGCGTGCTCGTCGAGGGGTGGAACGAGGGCTGGAGCACCTACCCCGGCGACGGCTCCGGACTGGAGTTCGGCGTGGACGACTCCTACCCCGACTTCGACGTGCGGGAGGTGACCGACTTCGGCGCCTCGCTCTCGGAGCCCGTCGAGATGACGGCCCACAACGAGACGGCCGGCAACATCCCGAACTACGAGGACGCGGTCCTCGACGGGGACGCATTCGCCGAGTACGACTCGGTCGGCATCAACTCGATCAAGAACGGCTACGTCGCCGACCGGGGGCTCGGCATCGACGGCGACGGGACGGCGGCGACCCACAACCACCACAACCAGCTCGCGGTGAACCACCATCGGCGGGTGATCCGCGAGGCGGCGGCGAACCGCCAGCTGCTGGAGATCCACGAGGGAATCAAGCCGACCGGCGAGATCCGCACCTACCCGAACGTGGCGAACCGCGAGGTCGTCAAGGCCCAGGAGTACGACGGGTTCGGCCAGCTGGGGTCGAACGTGGGCCGCGACCACCACGTCACGCTGCCGTTCACGCGGAACCTCGCCGGCCCGGTGAGCTACCAGCCCGGCATCTTCGACATCACCTTCAACGACGACCGCGGCGACCAGATCCAGACGACGCGGGCGAAGCAGCTCGCGATGTACCCGACGTACCTCAGCGGCCTCCAGATGGCCGCCGACCGGATCGAGGGGTATATCGACGAGACGTTCGCGGTCGGCGAGGGGCTCCAGGCCGCCGCGGGCGAGCTCGACGGGCTGGTCACCAGCGACAGCTGGCGCGACGCGTTCGGGACCAACTACGTCGCCGTCGACCCCAACCGCGCGCCGAGCGGGTCGTCGGTGTCGTTCACGGTCGAGGACGTGCCGAGCGCCGGGACGTACGACCTCCACCTCCGGTACGCGAGCGACGCGGAGGAGAACGCACAGCGGGTGAAAAACGCCGGCACCCCGCGGGCGACGCTGCGCGTCAACGACGAGACCGAAACGATCGAGCCCGACTTCACCGACTACTGGGACGACTGGCAGCTGTTCACGACCGAGGTCGAGCTCGACGCGGGCGACAACGAGGTCGCGATCGAGCTCGACTACGAGCAGGGCGACGACGGGTTCAGCGGCGACGTCGGCGGCTTCAACCTCAACACCGTCGCCGTCACCGACCCCGGCGAGCCGTCGCCGGTTCCGGCCGACTACGAGGGGTACGAGCCCGACGGCGAGAACTTCGACGCCGAGCCCGAGTTCGGCTTCATCGAGTCGGTCCCGGCCGCCGGCTGGGACGAGACGCGCGTCGTCGGCGCCGCGATCGGCGACTACCTCGCGATCGCCCGCCGCAGCGGCGACGAGTGGTACGTCGGCGTCATGACGAACGGCGACGGCCGCGCAGTCGACGTGCCGCTCGACTTCCTCGCGCCCGGAAACTCCGGTAACGCGCCCGGTAACTCGGGTGACGCGCCGGGTCGCGGAAAGGGGCGGGGCAACGGCAACGGAAAGGGGCGGGGCAACGGCCGCGGCAACGGCAACGGTCGCGGCGGCCGGAACGGACCGAAGTACGTCGCGGAGATCTACTCGGACGCGGTCGGCGCCGGCGTCGACCTCGATCCGACCGGCGTCCGCGTCGACGAGGCGGTCGTCACGCCGAGTACGACCCTGCTCGCGTCGGTGGCCCGGAGCGGCGGGACAGCGGTCCGGCTGCGTCCCGCGCGGGGTCGCGAGATCAATCGGCTTCCCGAGTACGAGCGGCCGGAACAGGAGGTGGCGACGGTCGAGGTCGCCGACGAAGCGGACCTCGAAGAGCCGTTCATCACCGCGACCGGCTCCAACGACGCGGGCTTCGTCGGCGGGACGCCGGTCGAAATCTTTGTCGACGGCGAGTTCCAAGAGGTCGGCAACGTCAGACTTCCGCCGAACGCGACCGACGAGACGGTCGATCTCGGCTTCAGCATCTCGGGGATCGGTACGTTCGACGTCGTCGTCAGGGATGCCGACGGCGGAACGGAACTCGGCTCCGGGAGCGTCACGGTCGCGCCCGGCGACCTCGTCGCCGAGTTCACCGACCCGCGAGGGGACGATAACGGTCCCGGTGAGTACACCTATCCGAAAGCCAGCGCGTTCCAAGATGGCGCGTTCGACTTGCGCTCGTTCCGCGTCTTGGAGACCGACGACCAGTACCGGTTCTTCTTCGAGGTCGAGAATCTCTACACCGGGTTCGGCGGGACGTTCTCGCCCCAGTACTTCGTCGTCTACCTGCGCGATCCCGAGGCGAGCGGAGGACGGACGACCGAACTCGGTGACTTGAACGTCACCGCCGAGTTCGCCGACCCGTGGCAGTACCGAGTCGGTTCAGACGGGTTCGGCGGCGGAAGAATCGTCGACGACGGCGGGAACGGGTTCGGGTCACCGGGCCTGTTTGCCGCGCTCGACGCGAACGTCGCGATCGTCTCAGTTCCGAAGACGGTCTTCGGCGGAGCCGACATCTCCGACTGGGAGGTTCTTCCGGTCGTCGGGTCGGCGGACTTCGGTGCGTTCCGTGACGTCCGGGTCAACGCCAGCGCCTTCCGTTTCGGCGGCGCACGCGAAGACGCGGTCGGCAACGCGCCGAGCGTCATCGATCTCGTGACGCCGGAGGGAACGAGTCAGTCCGACGCGCTCGCCTACGACGCCGACACGCTCGCGTCGCTACCGTTCACACCGCTGTAG
- a CDS encoding NifU family protein produces the protein MSDESDESLADRVEQWMVGQMPIIQMHGGTSVVREADPETGEVVVELGGTCSGCGISNITADNIRRDLIMDFEEVDNVTVRTASSGDNGASTVEGGRGGELKHETESANHF, from the coding sequence ATGAGCGACGAGAGCGACGAGAGCCTCGCAGACCGGGTGGAGCAGTGGATGGTCGGTCAGATGCCGATCATCCAGATGCACGGCGGCACGAGCGTCGTGCGCGAGGCGGACCCCGAGACCGGCGAGGTCGTCGTCGAGCTCGGCGGCACCTGCTCCGGCTGCGGCATCTCGAACATCACCGCCGACAACATCCGCCGCGACCTCATCATGGACTTCGAGGAGGTCGACAACGTCACCGTGCGGACCGCCTCCTCCGGTGACAACGGGGCCTCCACCGTCGAGGGCGGCCGCGGCGGCGAGCTGAAACACGAGACCGAGTCCGCGAACCACTTCTGA
- a CDS encoding 2Fe-2S iron-sulfur cluster-binding protein yields MLNPLAIVLVAIVNPPAIVLAAVATLLVVLVTSVRGTGWEPTTDISDEVLEHRASAVPETEFPEPGNRAIGGGGGGGAIPAGGAEGEEGELEEGGTGSSGPGDIPEDEVEYFEVEFVKQGETVELSNDEPILEQGEDEGWDLPYACRQGQCVSCAGRIADGPSEDFVEHDNQQMLEEAEIDDGYTLTCVAYPRDSFSIETGEAP; encoded by the coding sequence ATGCTCAACCCACTGGCGATCGTGCTCGTGGCGATCGTGAATCCCCCCGCGATCGTGCTCGCGGCGGTCGCGACGCTGCTCGTCGTTCTCGTCACTTCGGTGAGGGGGACGGGGTGGGAACCCACGACCGACATCTCGGACGAAGTCCTCGAACACCGCGCGTCCGCGGTCCCCGAGACGGAGTTCCCGGAGCCGGGTAACCGCGCGATCGGCGGCGGTGGCGGCGGCGGCGCCATCCCGGCCGGCGGCGCCGAGGGCGAGGAGGGCGAGCTCGAAGAGGGCGGTACCGGAAGCTCGGGCCCCGGCGACATCCCCGAAGACGAGGTGGAGTACTTCGAGGTCGAGTTCGTCAAGCAGGGCGAGACGGTCGAGCTCTCCAACGATGAGCCCATCCTCGAACAGGGCGAAGACGAGGGGTGGGACCTCCCGTACGCCTGCCGGCAGGGCCAGTGCGTCTCCTGCGCCGGCCGGATCGCGGACGGCCCCTCGGAGGACTTCGTCGAGCACGACAACCAGCAGATGCTCGAGGAGGCCGAGATCGACGACGGCTACACGCTCACCTGCGTCGCCTACCCGCGCGACTCCTTCAGCATCGAGACCGGCGAGGCGCCGTAG
- a CDS encoding RNA-binding protein: MEVKSRHHLRSDEITAIQEAVADHLGVDIDGEAFEFVEFVDAGYELVLVDGDPAVFYVDDDEPFLTVRGANDYDPETGVVTVDAGAISFVSDGADVMRPGIVEADPEIREGDLVVIAEETHGKVLAVGRAMADGDEMVGDSGKVVESIHHVGDDLYEFSV, encoded by the coding sequence ATGGAAGTGAAATCCCGGCACCACCTCCGGAGCGACGAGATCACGGCGATCCAAGAGGCGGTCGCCGACCACCTCGGGGTCGACATCGACGGGGAGGCCTTCGAGTTCGTCGAGTTCGTCGACGCCGGCTACGAGCTCGTCTTGGTCGACGGCGACCCCGCCGTCTTCTACGTCGACGACGACGAGCCGTTCCTCACCGTCCGGGGCGCGAACGACTACGACCCGGAGACGGGCGTCGTCACGGTCGACGCGGGCGCGATATCCTTCGTCTCGGACGGCGCCGACGTAATGCGCCCGGGGATCGTCGAGGCCGACCCGGAGATCCGCGAGGGCGACCTCGTCGTGATCGCCGAGGAGACCCACGGGAAGGTGCTGGCGGTGGGCCGAGCGATGGCCGACGGCGACGAGATGGTCGGTGACAGCGGGAAGGTGGTCGAGTCGATCCACCACGTCGGCGACGACCTCTACGAGTTCTCGGTGTAG